The proteins below are encoded in one region of Pomacea canaliculata isolate SZHN2017 linkage group LG7, ASM307304v1, whole genome shotgun sequence:
- the LOC112567818 gene encoding uncharacterized protein LOC112567818 isoform X2 codes for MMAMKLRTTVIIIMALVWLQAAVVDGCTPNDNLCGHFDAPCCSNSVCVIVPNFDRICKDKGTSALEGLEVFGIVYTLQGNVKGDYQS; via the exons ATG atggccatgaaactaagaacaactgtaataatcatcatggctttggtgtggctgcaagcagcagttgttgacggg tgcacTCCAAACGATAATTTGTGTGGCCATTTCGATGCACCGTGTTGCAGTAATTCGGTCTGCGTGATAGTTCCTAATTTTGATAGGATATGCAAGGACAAAGGGACCTCTGCTCTAGAGGGCCTGGAGGTGTTTGGAATTGTCTACACCCTGCAGGGTAACGTAAAAGGAGATTATCAATCA tag
- the LOC112567818 gene encoding uncharacterized protein LOC112567818 isoform X1, with amino-acid sequence MMAMKLRTTVIIIMALVWLQAAVVDGCTPNDNLCGHFDAPCCSNSVCVIVPNFDRICKDKGTSALEGLEVFGIVYTLQGNVKGDYQSARIDEDFKVFQGYKL; translated from the exons ATG atggccatgaaactaagaacaactgtaataatcatcatggctttggtgtggctgcaagcagcagttgttgacggg tgcacTCCAAACGATAATTTGTGTGGCCATTTCGATGCACCGTGTTGCAGTAATTCGGTCTGCGTGATAGTTCCTAATTTTGATAGGATATGCAAGGACAAAGGGACCTCTGCTCTAGAGGGCCTGGAGGTGTTTGGAATTGTCTACACCCTGCAGGGTAACGTAAAAGGAGATTATCAATCA GCTCGAATTGACGAggacttcaaagtgtttcagggatacaagctgtAA